One genomic region from Deltaproteobacteria bacterium encodes:
- a CDS encoding amidophosphoribosyltransferase, with protein sequence MTIDHRPKEACGVFGVFGHDDAAKLTYFGLYALQHRGQESAGIVTSTGKSIHEHKGMGLVPEVFNEPVLDGLHGHIGIGHVRYSTTGSSVLKNAQPFVVSHAGKTLAIAHNGNLTNAKRLRGSLENSGSIFQATMDSEIIIHLLARHMQGGMKEAIVKAVSEIRGAYCCVLMTENSLIAFRDPNGFRPLCLGMLDGGYIVTSETCALDLIDAQYIRDIDPGEILFIGKDGLESIKPFAQSKPTFCIFEYIYFARPDSNIFGQNVYAVRKRLGRNVAREYPLEADFAMPFPDSGNYAAIGFCHESGIPMEMGVIRNHYVGRTFIEPAQSMRDFGVKVKLNPVRDILNQKRVIIVEDSIIRGTTSKMRIKALRAAGAKEVHMVVSCPPHRHPCYYGIDFPTKAELIACQHSVDEVKTFIGLDSLCYLSLPGMLEATGLEENSFCLACFDGKYPIEPEDNVSKLCLEY encoded by the coding sequence ATGACCATCGACCATCGACCAAAAGAAGCATGCGGTGTCTTTGGCGTGTTCGGACACGATGATGCCGCAAAGTTGACCTATTTTGGACTCTATGCCCTCCAGCACCGTGGACAGGAAAGCGCCGGTATTGTGACCTCAACCGGCAAATCGATCCACGAACACAAGGGGATGGGCCTCGTGCCTGAAGTTTTCAATGAACCAGTTTTAGACGGACTCCACGGCCACATAGGCATTGGGCATGTTAGATACTCAACGACCGGTTCTTCCGTTCTCAAAAATGCCCAGCCCTTCGTGGTTTCGCATGCCGGCAAAACCCTTGCCATTGCCCACAACGGGAACCTAACCAATGCCAAAAGGCTGAGGGGAAGTCTTGAAAACAGCGGTTCTATCTTTCAGGCCACTATGGACAGCGAAATCATCATTCACCTGCTGGCGCGGCATATGCAAGGAGGTATGAAAGAAGCCATCGTAAAGGCAGTGTCTGAGATTAGAGGGGCGTATTGTTGTGTCTTGATGACCGAAAACAGCCTCATTGCTTTCAGAGACCCCAACGGGTTCCGGCCGCTCTGTCTCGGAATGCTCGACGGGGGCTACATTGTCACGTCTGAGACGTGCGCCCTGGATCTGATAGATGCTCAGTATATCAGGGATATTGATCCAGGCGAGATACTCTTTATAGGAAAAGATGGCCTTGAATCGATCAAGCCTTTTGCTCAAAGCAAACCGACTTTCTGCATCTTTGAGTACATCTATTTTGCCAGACCGGACAGCAATATTTTCGGGCAGAACGTGTATGCAGTGAGAAAGCGCCTTGGCAGAAACGTGGCCCGAGAGTATCCCCTTGAGGCCGACTTTGCCATGCCCTTTCCCGACTCCGGTAACTATGCGGCCATTGGCTTCTGTCATGAGTCCGGGATCCCGATGGAGATGGGGGTCATTCGGAACCATTACGTGGGAAGGACTTTTATTGAGCCTGCACAATCCATGCGGGACTTTGGGGTCAAAGTCAAACTCAACCCGGTACGAGATATCCTGAACCAGAAGCGTGTCATCATTGTCGAAGACTCTATCATTCGGGGCACCACGAGCAAGATGCGCATCAAGGCCCTGCGGGCGGCAGGGGCCAAGGAGGTGCATATGGTAGTGAGTTGTCCACCTCACCGTCACCCCTGCTACTACGGAATCGACTTTCCAACCAAGGCGGAACTGATCGCCTGCCAGCACTCTGTGGACGAGGTGAAAACCTTTATCGGGCTGGATAGCCTGTGCTATCTGAGCCTGCCGGGTATGCTTGAGGCTACCGGACTTGAAGAGAACAGCTTTTGTTTGGCCTGTTTTGATGGTAAGTATCCCATCGAGCCGGAAGACAACGTTTCAAAATTGTGCCTCGAATACTGA
- the carA gene encoding glutamine-hydrolyzing carbamoyl-phosphate synthase small subunit, with protein sequence MKALLALEDGTVFCGNAFAGEGEAWGEVVFNTSMTGYQEVLTDPSYNGQIVTMTYPLIGNYGINSEDIESEKVRVEGLVVREYEPVPSNWRSEQTLADYLNKEGIIGIEGIDTRALTRHIRLSGAMKGVISTKDLNPDSLVEKARASRGLVGLDLVKEVTCDKPYAWPQDKEARFKVVTLDCGMKFNIAQSLAEKGCQVMVVPAHISAEEIRAMNPDGILISNGPGDPEPITYSVDTIRSLIPDYPIFGICLGHQLLGLAFGGKTYKLKFGHRGANHPVINLLTGKVEITAQNHGFCVDIESIKDPEIEITHINLNDQTLEGMRHRTLPIFSVQYHPEASPGPHDASYLFDDFIDLMQRKGKAHT encoded by the coding sequence ATGAAGGCATTATTGGCCCTGGAAGATGGAACAGTGTTTTGCGGCAACGCCTTTGCCGGCGAGGGAGAGGCATGGGGCGAGGTTGTCTTTAACACGAGCATGACAGGCTACCAGGAGGTCCTCACAGACCCTTCATACAACGGACAGATCGTCACAATGACCTATCCCCTCATCGGCAACTATGGGATCAATTCCGAAGATATTGAATCAGAAAAGGTGCGGGTTGAGGGGCTTGTTGTTCGAGAGTATGAACCCGTGCCAAGCAATTGGCGATCTGAACAGACCCTGGCCGACTACTTGAACAAAGAAGGGATAATCGGCATTGAAGGGATCGATACCCGTGCTCTGACGCGCCATATCAGACTGTCAGGGGCGATGAAGGGAGTCATTTCAACAAAAGATCTCAACCCTGATTCCCTGGTGGAAAAAGCCAGGGCCTCTCGTGGATTAGTCGGTCTGGATCTGGTCAAGGAGGTCACTTGTGACAAGCCCTACGCGTGGCCGCAGGACAAAGAGGCACGCTTTAAGGTGGTCACACTCGATTGCGGCATGAAGTTCAACATAGCCCAAAGCCTGGCAGAAAAGGGCTGTCAGGTAATGGTTGTGCCTGCTCACATTAGTGCGGAGGAAATCAGGGCCATGAACCCTGATGGCATCCTTATCTCCAATGGCCCCGGAGACCCTGAACCCATCACCTATTCGGTCGATACAATCAGAAGCCTGATACCGGACTATCCCATCTTTGGCATCTGCCTGGGCCACCAACTCCTGGGACTCGCCTTTGGCGGCAAGACCTACAAGCTGAAATTCGGTCACCGCGGGGCGAACCATCCGGTAATAAATCTTTTGACGGGCAAAGTGGAAATCACCGCTCAGAACCACGGTTTTTGTGTAGATATTGAATCGATCAAAGATCCGGAAATTGAGATCACCCACATCAATCTGAACGATCAAACACTCGAGGGTATGAGGCATCGGACCCTGCCCATCTTCTCTGTGCAGTACCATCCTGAGGCTTCTCCCGGCCCTCATGATGCAAGCTACTTGTTTGATGATTTCATTGACCTGATGCAAAGGAAAGGGAAGGCGCACACGTGA
- the hisH gene encoding imidazole glycerol phosphate synthase subunit HisH, with the protein MIAIIDYEAGNLKSVERAVKRLGFACRVTQRREEILESERVIFPGVGAAGKAMADLTHLGLDKVLKEEFQANKPFLGICLGAQVILEKSQENKARCLGLIRGEVVQFSQPLLSEKKERLKIPHMGWNGVLLLKKHPVMEGITAADEFYFVHAYYPTPASDNHVIGTTDYGIKFPSVIGYKNLIAMQFHPEKSGTAGLRILENFCNWDGGYAQ; encoded by the coding sequence ATGATTGCGATTATCGATTATGAGGCAGGCAACCTGAAGAGCGTGGAACGTGCCGTGAAGCGCTTGGGCTTTGCCTGTCGCGTGACGCAACGTCGGGAAGAGATCCTGGAGAGCGAAAGGGTTATTTTCCCGGGTGTGGGGGCGGCAGGAAAGGCCATGGCTGATCTGACACATCTCGGTTTGGATAAAGTGTTGAAAGAGGAGTTCCAGGCCAATAAACCGTTCCTGGGGATTTGCCTGGGGGCCCAAGTTATTCTGGAAAAGAGCCAAGAAAACAAGGCCCGGTGTTTGGGCCTTATCAGGGGAGAGGTCGTGCAATTTTCTCAGCCCCTTTTATCTGAAAAAAAAGAGCGCCTTAAAATACCACATATGGGGTGGAACGGTGTCCTTTTACTGAAGAAACATCCTGTCATGGAAGGAATTACAGCGGCTGATGAATTCTACTTTGTGCACGCCTACTATCCCACGCCTGCATCTGATAACCATGTGATCGGGACTACAGACTACGGCATAAAGTTCCCATCTGTTATCGGTTATAAGAACCTGATTGCCATGCAGTTCCATCCGGAAAAAAGCGGCACTGCCGGATTGAGGATCCTGGAGAACTTTTGCAACTGGGATGGTGGCTATGCTCAGTAA
- the carB gene encoding carbamoyl-phosphate synthase large subunit, with amino-acid sequence MPKRTDISKVMIIGSGPIIISQACEFDYSGTQACKALKEEGYEIVLINSNPATIMTDPEMADHTYIEPITPEMVAMIIDKERPQAILPTLGGQTGLNTAVQVADMGVLEKFNVEMIGASVEVIKKAEDRDLFRAAMENIGLRVPKSAIARDIESALESAERVGYPIIVRPSFTLGGTGGGVAYNPEDLEKWTAWGLDASLIHQIMLEESVIGWKEFELEVMRDGNDNVVIICSIENLDPMGIHTGDSVTVAPAQTLSDKEYQAMRDASIAVIREIGVETGGSNIQFAVNPGDGEMVVIEMNPRVSRSSALASKATGFPIAKMAAKLAVGYSLDELPNDITGETVASFEPSIDYCVVKIPRWTFEKFPETEDYLTTSMRSVGETMAIGRTFKEALQKGLRSLEIGRFGLGADGKGRTAQEVNVPSLEQIRQKLINPNSGRLFYIRYGIKAGMDVETIQDLTGIDPWFLRQMARVIDFEEDILQAGHPLDEDVLRKGKALGFSDVQLAHLVKGDEDKIRALRNDLGVQPVYKLVDTCAAEFEARTPYYYSTYEQESEARVSSKCKVMILGGGPNRIGQGIEFDYCCVQACFALKEEGVESIMVNSNPETVSTDYDTSDKLYFEPLTKEDVLNIVETEEPSGIIVQFGGQTPLNLSAPLAEAGASILGTATKSIALAEDRELFKNVLKKLGLRQPENGTAMSVTEAASVAETIGYPIIVRPSYVLGGRAMQIVYDRSSLEFFTRKARLASPDHPILIDKFLEDAIEIDVDAISDGKTTVIGGIMEHIEEAGVHSGDSACVLPPQGLPPFLLEEIKAHTSALARELEVVGLLNIQFAIKDQEIFVLEVNPRASRTIPFVCKATGVPLAKLATKVMLGRTLKDLGFTREVEPDHISVKEAVFPFDRFPGVDVALGPEMKSTGEVMGIDTDFGRAFAKSQLAAGQDLPTEGTVFLSVRDGDKDAVHPVAHQLHEMGFGFIATRGTCRLLKDAGIPSRQVKKIAEGRPNVLDHIKNSDIQLVINTPSGKKSAGGSRLIRRTVLRYGIPYATTLAGACAMAMGIEAMKKKGLTVRSLQGFHGGTNAECGFVEEGETNSRQRVTSRQ; translated from the coding sequence GTGCCAAAAAGAACCGACATATCAAAGGTCATGATTATCGGCTCCGGGCCGATCATAATCAGCCAGGCCTGCGAGTTTGACTACTCGGGGACCCAGGCGTGTAAGGCCTTAAAGGAAGAGGGTTATGAGATTGTGCTCATAAACAGCAATCCGGCCACCATCATGACCGATCCCGAAATGGCAGATCACACCTACATCGAACCGATCACGCCGGAGATGGTCGCAATGATCATCGATAAAGAAAGGCCCCAGGCCATTCTCCCGACACTGGGCGGGCAAACAGGTCTGAACACGGCAGTCCAGGTGGCTGATATGGGGGTGCTGGAGAAGTTCAATGTGGAGATGATCGGGGCCTCGGTTGAGGTCATCAAGAAGGCTGAGGACCGGGACCTGTTCCGGGCGGCTATGGAGAACATTGGACTCCGCGTGCCCAAAAGCGCAATCGCCCGCGACATCGAGAGCGCCCTTGAGAGCGCAGAACGTGTCGGTTATCCGATTATCGTTCGGCCGAGCTTCACATTGGGTGGCACCGGCGGCGGTGTGGCTTACAATCCCGAGGACCTTGAAAAGTGGACGGCCTGGGGGCTCGATGCCAGTCTGATTCATCAGATCATGCTTGAAGAATCCGTAATCGGCTGGAAGGAATTCGAACTGGAGGTCATGCGGGACGGAAACGACAACGTGGTGATCATCTGCTCTATTGAAAACCTGGACCCCATGGGCATCCATACTGGAGATAGTGTCACCGTGGCGCCGGCTCAGACTTTGAGTGACAAAGAATATCAGGCAATGCGTGATGCCTCCATCGCGGTGATCCGGGAAATCGGTGTGGAAACAGGAGGGTCCAACATTCAGTTTGCCGTCAATCCGGGAGACGGCGAGATGGTCGTGATTGAGATGAATCCGAGGGTTTCCAGAAGCTCCGCACTTGCCTCCAAGGCCACGGGCTTTCCCATTGCCAAGATGGCTGCCAAGTTGGCCGTGGGCTATTCCCTGGACGAACTCCCAAATGATATCACCGGAGAAACAGTGGCCTCCTTTGAGCCGAGCATTGACTATTGCGTGGTGAAAATCCCGCGGTGGACGTTTGAAAAATTTCCTGAAACCGAAGATTATCTTACGACATCCATGCGATCCGTGGGAGAGACCATGGCCATTGGCCGAACGTTTAAGGAAGCTCTTCAGAAAGGCTTGCGTTCTCTGGAGATAGGACGATTCGGTCTTGGGGCAGACGGCAAAGGGCGAACGGCTCAGGAGGTAAACGTCCCTTCGCTTGAACAAATCAGGCAAAAGCTCATTAACCCTAACTCCGGGCGTCTCTTCTATATCCGATACGGTATCAAGGCCGGAATGGATGTTGAGACTATCCAGGATCTCACCGGCATAGACCCATGGTTCCTGCGCCAGATGGCCCGGGTCATCGACTTTGAGGAAGATATTTTACAGGCCGGCCATCCATTGGATGAAGACGTTTTGAGAAAGGGCAAGGCCCTTGGATTCTCCGATGTGCAGCTCGCCCACCTCGTCAAAGGGGATGAGGATAAGATCCGAGCCTTACGAAACGATCTTGGCGTCCAGCCTGTCTACAAGCTGGTAGACACCTGTGCGGCCGAATTCGAGGCCCGCACGCCATATTATTACTCCACCTACGAACAGGAGAGCGAGGCCCGTGTTTCCAGCAAATGTAAGGTCATGATCCTGGGTGGCGGGCCGAATCGTATCGGACAAGGGATTGAATTCGATTATTGCTGCGTACAGGCCTGCTTTGCCCTGAAGGAAGAGGGCGTTGAGAGCATCATGGTCAACAGTAACCCCGAAACGGTGAGCACCGACTATGACACCTCTGACAAGCTCTACTTTGAACCCCTTACAAAAGAAGACGTCCTGAATATTGTGGAAACCGAAGAGCCTTCGGGGATCATTGTGCAATTCGGCGGTCAAACACCGCTTAATCTCTCGGCTCCCCTTGCCGAAGCCGGCGCGTCTATCCTCGGCACGGCAACCAAAAGCATTGCCCTGGCAGAAGACAGAGAACTTTTCAAAAATGTCCTGAAAAAACTGGGGTTGAGACAGCCCGAGAACGGCACGGCCATGAGTGTGACAGAGGCGGCAAGCGTGGCAGAGACCATCGGATATCCCATCATCGTTCGGCCATCCTATGTTCTTGGTGGACGCGCCATGCAGATTGTTTATGATAGATCCTCTCTGGAGTTTTTTACTCGCAAGGCCCGGCTGGCTTCTCCCGATCACCCGATCCTCATTGACAAATTCCTTGAAGATGCTATCGAAATCGATGTGGACGCCATTTCTGATGGAAAGACCACAGTGATCGGCGGGATCATGGAACACATTGAAGAGGCGGGCGTCCACTCCGGCGACAGCGCCTGTGTGCTTCCGCCTCAAGGCCTGCCGCCTTTTCTTTTGGAAGAGATCAAGGCGCATACCAGCGCTCTGGCAAGGGAACTCGAAGTGGTCGGCTTGCTAAACATCCAGTTTGCCATCAAAGACCAAGAGATTTTTGTGCTGGAAGTCAATCCCAGGGCATCGCGAACCATTCCCTTTGTATGCAAGGCCACAGGTGTGCCGCTCGCCAAACTGGCTACAAAGGTCATGCTGGGACGAACCTTGAAAGATTTGGGGTTTACACGCGAGGTCGAACCCGATCACATTTCGGTCAAGGAGGCCGTGTTCCCCTTTGATCGATTTCCTGGGGTTGACGTGGCGCTCGGTCCTGAAATGAAATCCACGGGTGAGGTCATGGGCATAGATACTGACTTTGGCAGGGCTTTTGCCAAGTCCCAACTGGCTGCCGGGCAGGATTTACCCACTGAAGGGACCGTATTTCTCAGTGTGAGGGATGGAGACAAGGACGCGGTCCATCCCGTTGCGCATCAACTGCATGAAATGGGGTTTGGTTTCATTGCGACCCGGGGCACCTGTCGTCTGTTGAAAGATGCCGGCATTCCAAGCAGGCAGGTCAAAAAGATCGCCGAGGGACGTCCCAATGTGCTTGATCATATAAAGAACAGCGACATCCAGTTGGTCATTAACACACCTTCAGGCAAAAAGAGTGCGGGAGGTTCCCGCTTGATTCGGCGGACAGTCCTGAGGTACGGCATCCCCTATGCCACCACGCTTGCCGGCGCCTGCGCCATGGCAATGGGCATTGAAGCAATGAAGAAGAAAGGCCTTACGGTGCGATCCCTGCAGGGGTTTCATGGTGGAACGAATGCGGAATGCGGATTTGTAGAAGAAGGTGAAACGAATAGCCGGCAGCGAGTAACGAGTAGGCAGTAG
- the guaA gene encoding glutamine-hydrolyzing GMP synthase, with product MILIIDFGSQYNQLIARRVREHHVYCQIESPRIGLAGIEALSPEGIILSGGPASIYKKNSPRVDPGIFDLGIPILGICYGMQYMVDALGGEVKQAEKREYGLVELHIKKATGVFCEIEKKTECWMSHGDTIAKVPRGFKITASTSNTRVAAAENVAKNFHGLQFHPEVVHTPKGKRMLRNFLFGICGCSKTWTMKAFIKESVRDLRSHVGDKRVILGLSGGVDSSVTAILLHEAIGKQLTCIFVDNGLLREGEAEQIKGLFRKHFKVNLKFVSARRQFLKELKGVSDPEKKRKIIGRIFIEAFEKEADKLPGVEFLAQGTLYPDLIESRSAFGGPSAVIKSHHNVGGLPRKMKLKLIEPLKHLFKDEVRVLGKELGLPENLVWRQPFPGPGLAIRIISDVTQARLSILRKVDVILLEEIRTMGLYKKLWQSFAVLLPLKSVGIMGDQRTYEHIVAIRAVTSTDAMTADWAKLPHSLLGRISNRIINEVRGVNRVVYDISSKPPSTIEWE from the coding sequence GTGATACTAATCATTGACTTTGGTTCCCAGTATAACCAGCTCATTGCCAGGCGGGTCCGTGAGCACCATGTCTACTGCCAGATTGAATCTCCCCGGATCGGCCTTGCCGGGATTGAAGCACTCTCCCCCGAAGGAATTATCCTTTCCGGAGGACCTGCAAGTATCTATAAAAAAAACAGTCCCAGGGTCGATCCCGGCATTTTTGACCTGGGTATCCCGATCCTCGGCATCTGTTACGGGATGCAGTATATGGTCGATGCCCTGGGAGGCGAAGTCAAGCAGGCTGAAAAAAGAGAATATGGCCTTGTCGAACTCCACATAAAAAAAGCCACGGGCGTTTTCTGTGAAATCGAAAAAAAGACCGAATGCTGGATGAGCCATGGAGACACCATTGCAAAGGTGCCGAGGGGTTTTAAAATCACGGCGTCAACGTCCAATACCAGAGTGGCGGCCGCGGAAAATGTTGCAAAGAACTTTCACGGACTTCAGTTTCACCCCGAAGTTGTCCATACACCAAAGGGGAAAAGGATGCTCAGGAATTTCCTTTTTGGAATCTGTGGCTGCAGCAAGACCTGGACAATGAAAGCTTTCATCAAGGAGTCTGTCCGGGATCTAAGGTCACACGTTGGAGACAAGAGGGTAATCCTGGGACTAAGCGGCGGGGTGGATTCCTCTGTCACAGCTATCCTCCTCCACGAGGCTATCGGCAAGCAGCTAACGTGCATCTTTGTGGATAACGGCCTTTTAAGAGAGGGCGAGGCAGAACAAATCAAGGGACTTTTCAGAAAACACTTCAAGGTGAATCTGAAATTTGTCAGCGCCAGAAGGCAGTTTCTAAAGGAGTTGAAAGGCGTTTCAGACCCTGAAAAAAAACGAAAGATTATTGGTCGTATTTTTATAGAGGCCTTTGAGAAGGAGGCTGACAAGCTCCCAGGAGTGGAATTTCTCGCCCAAGGAACCCTTTATCCTGACCTCATCGAATCCAGGTCGGCCTTTGGAGGTCCGAGTGCGGTGATCAAATCACACCATAACGTAGGGGGGCTCCCAAGAAAAATGAAGCTCAAACTGATTGAACCCTTGAAGCACCTTTTCAAGGATGAAGTGCGAGTGCTCGGGAAAGAGCTGGGGCTCCCTGAAAATCTCGTTTGGAGACAACCGTTCCCGGGACCGGGTCTGGCTATTCGAATTATCAGTGACGTTACCCAGGCAAGACTTTCCATCTTGCGGAAGGTGGATGTAATACTCCTTGAGGAGATCAGAACAATGGGCCTCTACAAAAAGCTGTGGCAGTCCTTTGCAGTGCTTCTTCCCCTAAAAAGCGTGGGCATCATGGGAGATCAAAGGACTTATGAACACATCGTTGCCATTCGGGCCGTTACCAGCACCGACGCCATGACCGCTGACTGGGCTAAGCTTCCTCATTCTTTGCTCGGCAGGATCTCCAATCGCATCATCAACGAGGTGAGGGGCGTCAATCGCGTGGTCTATGACATTAGCTCCAAACCACCGAGTACGATTGAGTGGGAGTAG
- a CDS encoding iron-containing alcohol dehydrogenase, whose amino-acid sequence MESTFNFQGAKKIVFGQGALRKLADEVRGLAGKKVLLVLDQGLEQAGVAQQVVDSLEWGHISYVRYDKITPEPEPVLADEAAELARQQGCDLVIGVGGGSSLDVAKATAVLAQNSGKAEDYIGLETVPQPGLPTIMVPTTAGTGSEVTFTAVFTMRDKKKKGGINSHFMYPDLALLDPELTVTLPPLPTATTGTDALTHAIEAFTSLQSNPMSDMVAREAIGRIGANLRQAVESGDDLKARNDMLLASLLGGLALASAGVGACHALAYPLGAFFDIPHGLANAVLLPYIMEYNLESAEAKYAQVASLMEAGETGQSQRSYAEQSIAVVRRLTLAIGIPQGLRDLDIPESAIEDMAEMAMTVTRPIANNPRKMTKDAAIGIYEEAY is encoded by the coding sequence ATGGAATCTACTTTCAATTTTCAGGGCGCCAAGAAGATCGTTTTCGGACAGGGGGCCCTAAGAAAACTGGCGGACGAGGTGAGGGGCCTAGCCGGGAAGAAGGTTCTCCTTGTGCTGGACCAAGGTCTTGAGCAGGCAGGCGTGGCCCAGCAGGTTGTGGACAGTCTGGAATGGGGCCATATTTCCTATGTCCGATACGACAAGATTACGCCGGAACCCGAGCCGGTTCTGGCCGACGAAGCAGCAGAGCTGGCCAGGCAACAAGGCTGTGACCTTGTCATCGGCGTTGGCGGAGGCAGCAGCCTGGATGTTGCCAAGGCAACAGCCGTGTTGGCCCAAAACAGTGGAAAGGCTGAGGACTATATCGGCCTTGAAACAGTGCCACAACCAGGCCTGCCTACCATTATGGTGCCCACTACTGCCGGCACCGGGAGCGAGGTGACCTTTACGGCCGTTTTTACCATGCGCGACAAAAAAAAGAAGGGGGGCATTAACAGTCATTTCATGTATCCCGACCTGGCGCTCCTGGACCCGGAGCTAACCGTGACTTTGCCACCCCTTCCCACTGCCACTACGGGAACAGATGCCCTCACGCACGCCATTGAGGCCTTTACCTCACTTCAGTCCAACCCGATGAGTGACATGGTTGCCCGTGAAGCCATAGGTCGTATCGGGGCAAATCTGAGACAAGCCGTGGAGAGTGGAGACGATCTCAAGGCCCGGAATGATATGTTGCTGGCGAGTCTCTTGGGGGGCCTCGCGCTGGCAAGCGCAGGCGTGGGGGCCTGCCATGCCCTGGCATATCCCCTTGGCGCCTTTTTTGATATTCCCCATGGTCTGGCCAATGCCGTTCTTTTGCCGTATATTATGGAATACAATCTGGAGAGCGCCGAGGCAAAATACGCGCAAGTTGCATCGCTCATGGAAGCCGGAGAGACCGGACAGTCCCAGAGGTCCTATGCAGAGCAAAGCATTGCGGTTGTGAGACGGCTTACTCTGGCTATTGGCATCCCCCAGGGGCTAAGAGACCTCGACATCCCGGAGTCGGCCATAGAGGACATGGCTGAGATGGCCATGACCGTCACCCGGCCCATTGCAAACAACCCTAGAAAAATGACAAAAGACGCAGCTATCGGGATATACGAAGAGGCTTATTAG
- the hisF gene encoding imidazole glycerol phosphate synthase subunit HisF, translated as MLSKRIIPCLDVRDGKTTKGIKFKENLDIGDPVEMARYYYEQGADEIVFYDITASSDRRDIMIEVVRRVAEEIFIPFSVGGGIRTIEDMRNVLLAGAEKVSVNTAAVKNPEIILEGAKAFGSQCIVLGMDVKKVEPSEKIPSGYEIVIHGGRTHMGIDALAWAREGEKLGAGEICLNSIDADGSQQGYEMILTPLISENVSIPVIASGGAGNINHMYDVLTNGKADAALVASIVHYGTYTIRQIKDDLNARGVKVRMRW; from the coding sequence ATGCTCAGTAAAAGGATAATACCCTGTCTTGACGTGAGGGATGGGAAGACCACCAAGGGCATAAAGTTCAAGGAAAACCTGGATATTGGCGATCCTGTGGAGATGGCCAGGTACTACTATGAGCAGGGAGCTGATGAGATAGTTTTTTACGACATCACGGCTTCAAGCGATAGGCGCGACATTATGATAGAGGTGGTGCGCCGCGTGGCTGAAGAGATCTTTATCCCCTTCTCTGTGGGTGGAGGCATCAGGACCATTGAGGATATGCGTAATGTGCTTCTGGCCGGGGCAGAAAAGGTTAGTGTGAACACGGCTGCGGTCAAGAATCCTGAGATCATCTTAGAGGGGGCCAAGGCTTTCGGGAGCCAGTGTATCGTCCTCGGGATGGACGTCAAAAAGGTGGAACCATCTGAGAAGATACCGTCAGGCTATGAGATAGTCATCCACGGCGGCAGAACTCACATGGGCATTGACGCCCTGGCCTGGGCCAGGGAGGGAGAAAAGCTGGGGGCAGGAGAAATATGCCTGAATTCAATTGATGCAGATGGCTCTCAGCAAGGCTATGAAATGATCTTGACCCCCCTTATATCCGAAAACGTGAGCATTCCGGTGATTGCATCGGGTGGCGCAGGCAACATCAATCATATGTATGATGTCCTCACTAACGGCAAGGCCGATGCCGCCCTTGTGGCCTCTATCGTTCACTATGGGACATACACGATCAGGCAGATCAAGGACGACCTTAACGCGCGGGGCGTCAAGGTCCGTATGCGCTGGTAG